The sequence below is a genomic window from Salvelinus namaycush isolate Seneca chromosome 2, SaNama_1.0, whole genome shotgun sequence.
CCTGTTGATGATGTATTGTGATGTATCTCTCAGCCCCCAATGCCCAGTCTACCAGAGGAGGAGACGGATGAGGAGAAGGGACTGAGGAGAATGTTTGAAAAGATTGCTGGTTCGGTAAGAAAGTAAACATTTTATAAGAAATGAGGAGAGCTGTTTCTGCTAAACTGGCAATGTCCCTGATTCATATACTATAAGCATGTCGAATGAAAACAGTAATGTCGTACCCCCTGgtcataagactgttaaatggctAACAACTACTGCTCTCCCTCTTATAATATCCCACTCCCACAGACGATCCCCACACTCTacccactctgacacacacaccttcactggCACTCttactcacacacgcacacactcgcaTACAGCCTTACTTACACACTCATTATTGAAGCCACACACTTACACCCACACACCCCCTCACACCTACGCTGCTGCTAAAATGATTAATGATTCGATTTATTACTACCATTTACGCTGTGATTAATTGATTATTGATTTCCATTAGTATCTAGCTATTTCTGCTACTGGTCACTGTTACTCCTctgtacatgtatatattaccattagtactgTATATTACCAcaatgtatttatatattcctgctaccagtcacttttcagccctgtttacatgtatatactactaccagtcactttttaTGTCTAAACCCAcctcaaccactccagtacccctgcattgaataaggtactggcactgacctgAAAGAGCTCTCAACGTAAGAATGtcactgtactgttttacacctgttgtgtcCTGTGGCGAATAATCTTTGAAACGTGTGCACCCCTTATTGGTCATAACCAGAATGTAATATTTTGTCTATTGTGTCTTCTCCCTAGGACCAGGCCATCTCTGCCAAGGAGCTTCAGCAGGTGTTGAATGGAGTACTTAGCAGGAGTAAGCAGCCCTCCTCTTAAAAGTCACATCCATTGTGTTATTACAACTCCGACGTTCACATAAAGAGCAATTCAGCGAATGTCATTTGAATACACATCCACACGCACATAGGTTGACTCTTGACTctttaaaacaaaaaataaacttgCACACTCTGGGTCTGTGAGGTTATACTTTCATGGATTACATATTTTATAATATTATCATGATTATTTTAGGGATTTGTTATGATTTTCCTCTCTTTTCCTTCAGGGAGAGAGATCAAGTTTAACGGTCTGAGTCTCAACACCTGCCACAGCATCATCAACCTGATGGATGTATCCTTCACCTGTCCTAAACGCCTATAATGAGGATTTGGAAAATGCATTACTGTGATCAATATTGGATTCATGCTTTtacaatatacactatatatacaaaaataagtaGACACTCCTTCAATTTAggggatttggctatttcagccacacagttgctgacaggtgtataaaatcaagcacacagtcatgcaatctccatagacaaacattggaagtagaatggccttactgaagagctccgtgactttcactgtcataggatgccagctttccagcaagtcagttcatcaaatttctgccctgctaaagctgccttggtcaactgtaagtgctgttattgtgaagtggaaacgtctaggagcaacaacggctcagccgggaagtggtaggccacacaagctcacaggacGGGattgctgagtgctgaagcgtgtaaaaattgtctgtcctcggttgcaacactcactaccgagttccaaactgcctctggaagcaacgtcagcacaataactgttcatctggAGTTTCATTAAATGaatttccatggtcgagcagccgcacacaagccaaagatcaccatgcgcaatgccaagcatcggctggagtgatgtaaagctcgccgccattggaccctggagcagtggaaaggcgtTTTTTAGaatgatgaatcatgcttcaccatctggcaagtctgatggatgaatctgggtttggtggatgccaggagaacgctacctgacggaatgcatagtgccaactgtaaagtttggtggaagaggaataatggtctggggctgtttttcatggtttgggctaggcctcttagttccagtgaagggaaatcttaacactacagtctacaattacattttagacaattttgtgtttccaactttgtggcaacagtttggggaaaggacctttcctgtttcagcatgacaatgcccctgtgcacaaagcgaggtccatacagaaatgttttgtcaagatcggtgtggaagaacttgactgacttgcacagaaccctgacctcaaccccatcgaacacctttgggaagaattggaacgccgactgtgagccaggccttatcgcccaacatcagtgcccgtcctcactaatgctcttgtagctgaatgtaagcaagtccccgcagcaatgttccaacatctagtggaaagccttcccagaagagtggaggctgtttatagcagcaaagtggggaccaactcaatattaatgcccatgattttggaatgagatgtttgacgagcatgtccacatacttttagtcatgtagGTTACTTGCCTTGACAGATCAATCCAGGTTGACAATTCAGGGCAGCTTGAGTTTCAGGAGTTCAAGGTCTTCTGGGAAAAGATGAAGAAATGGATTGTAAGTACAGCATAACTACATGTTTCAGTCAGTTACAATATCATATACATTGTTATACAATAGCCTATGACGGCAATTTAATATTGAACATGTGTGTGGATTGGAGGTGATAACGATGTCTATGGTGTTGGTTGCAGATGCTCTTCATTTCTTATGACACGGACCGGTCAGGGAAGATGTCCTCCTATGAGCTCCGCATAGCTCTGAAAGCAGCAGGTGAGAGACCATAGCGTGGTACAAAGGGTTAGAACAAAATGCCTGCATAGAAGGTCATATCTCAATGGTAGAATGCTAGTGTTGAATCCTGTCTTTGATCTTGAAGGTCTCTTTCTCTGTGAGTACTCCCACGCTCTCTCAAGAAGACATTTCAGGGGGTCAGAAAGACAAAGGTGTGACTTTAGGTGTGAATCAGAGCCTAACTAGTAACATTCTGTCTCCACCATCCAAGGCATGCATCTGAACACCAAGCTCCTCCAGCTGCTTGGCTTGAGGTTCGCTGATGAGAACTACGACATCGACTTTGATGACTACCTCACCTGCATCGTCCGCCTGGAAAATATGTTCAGTGAGTACCAAGGGATTGTACCACCTTATGGGATGTAGCTGCTCAAATAACTCGTATTTTCATGGAACAAGTAAACACTCAGAGATGTTTAATGCTTTGGAGTTGTTGGACATACCCAATATAACATTGGGTATGTCCAACATTATattgttgacaaaaaatataTCTGTCCTCCCCCAGGGGTGTTCCAAGCATTGGACAAAAGCAAGACAGGCCAGGTCAACATGAACATACTGCAGGTATAAtaaaaatgtgtataatatgaACATTACATTTTGTATAATATGTGTATATGTTTCCACTGTAAAGTCCATCCGGTGTGATGTGCCCACCAAGACATGATTTGCTTTTGATTATGAAATGACTTTTGTCTTTTCAGTTCCTCCTTCTTTCCATGAACGTCTGAAGAGGATCCAGCAGAAGAACAAAGTAAAATAACAGGCTTGGGATGCAATATGTGTTGCTTGCAAATACACTAATCTCGAGTCGTTTCTGCTGGGAACGCGGTTAGCGAATACACTAGTTATAATCCATGCATAAAACATATGCTATGTAGTTATAGTTATGTTTTAATGTTGTATGCCTTTGTCTCTCTTGAATTCACTCTTTTGTTTTAAAACGAAACCAACATACTTGTGCCACAGTTTGGATCTTATGCCCATTGTATTTGACAATCAGGAGAATTTGTGTTAAATTATGTTTACAGAGATGCTCCAAAAATAAATAATGCACTGATCAAGTTTTAAAAGTTTCATCATGTTGACACCCTGTATCAGTTGATTTCCCAGTTTGGGATGAAacaaaattaaaatatattatgaAAATGTAATATCTGCTGTTTGTGTCTGAGCTTTAGATTTCTCCATAAATATTAAaatgtataatactgtatctcAGCGTGCGTAAGAGGGAATTAAACAAATTGCCCTACTTAAATAACCAAATATTTTGGTGGATCTCCAATGAGTCGATATTGATTTTGGGCTCTGATATCACACCTGCAAGATTCTTCACTTGGTGTTGAGGATTGTCGATACCACGCTGTCTCGAGAAAACAATGTGATTTAATGTAGCTAGAAGGAGCTGTGGCTCAAAGCAGCCTCAAATATATTCAGTCAGACATTCACGCATGCCAGAGTTGAAATATCTAGCCAACATTTAGAATTGAATAACATTGCTTGTGAACTTCAGAGATGTAGCTATTTGACAATGTGGCTTTGATTAAAGGCAAACGTATACTAACAGTAGTCATTGCTCCTTCTCTAGAGTCTACACCTTATGGGTGATGCGAAATAAAGTCATCTCACTGGATTCTTTGGCGAGCTCTCATTGGCTATTGCTCATCTCACACTACAAAAGTTTTGTAGATTTTGTGCCAATAAATATAACggtctgtatcacaaccggccgtgattgggagtcccatagggcggcgtacaattggcccagcgtcgtccgtgtttggccggtgtaggccgtcaatgtaaataagaagttAATGCATGTTAATTGCATCGATTCCTGTCGTTCATTAACGATTAGTTTGGTCGTCTGGGATATACCAACGGAAGATGGGGAACACATGtattagggaaagggggataccttccactgaaatgtgtcttccgcatttaacccaacccctctgaatcagagagatgaggcgggctgccttaatcaacatccacgtcatcggcgcccggggaacagcgggttaactgccttgctcaggtgttgctttattattcaggaacgtgtcaataCCTGACCCTCAGAACCTGCCTATCATTAATCCTGTTGACTCATctgtaggaaagatttgtttctcatttggtccattcaacaacagagcgatttgaaccttgtttcagcaggatgttgtatgtcatgccttattggaacgGTTTTATGGATATCTGTCgggaaaaagtttggatgttgccacacacatacctacttgttaactaaattaaggaagtttcctttaaaattattaataaatattatcctgccaaccactgtATGAAGAAGTTTAAGAAAAACTAAAATTgtaccttttgtaatgaccatCCAGAAACCGTGTTGtatttggcattgtattcatgtaaggaaactgtggcaagacatcggtatatttataattgaacacatttatgaagattttacactattgttgagagatgtactgcttggattctttacctacGATAGAAATAAGTTGAAACAATTTTATGTAattcatttcattattcttttggccgaatttcatattcacaaatgtaaatttataaacaaaacacatttcttaccttacaaaaagaaatggaactatattaacaaaaaagctgttagaattataAATGTATGtctgtcccttaaggtccttgtgtaatgtgatattgtaccccctagcccaattgtcctttgtatattatttatatatacttgtCTTCCCCcatgtactttctgtattgatttgttcattaaaaaaaaaataagaataataCATATATACAAAATAACTGCCTTGcgcagaacgacacatttttaccttgtcagctcggggatgcgatccagcaacctttcggttactggcccaacgctcctacccgccaggctactTACATTCCAGTTGCTTGGTTTTCAATTAATAATTATTTCATACAGAGAATACATACTTTGGCAACATAATATATTAATACAAATTGAAGAATGTATAGCAATCTGATATAGTGTATGAAGTGGACAAATTACACCCCTTTTGTCCTGTGAAATGGTTTGTTCCAAAATGGTAGAAGCAGCGTGTGAGGAAGGAGTCGGCGTGGATAAACAACATTGACAATTTTTTTCTATTTAAATCCCCGTAAATTACACTTTTAGCGCGAGATAAACTGTAACAAACGTTtttgtaaaaatattttaaaagtgTTTTCACAGCGGTCCAATTGAACTATGGTAAGCACACTTTCAGCTGTCAACGTTGTTTTAACTTTGCTAGCTTAGCATGCTATATATATGTCGACGGATAAGTAGCTAACTTACTAACGTTACATACATAATACCAACTGTTGTGGTTGTCAATGACTATTAAACCAAATGTGTTAGTTAGCTAATATCTGTTATTTCAAATATGGGTGAGATTGATAGATTTAGCAATAGCCAACCAACTAGTTTGTGTGTTGGTGTTtgttgttagctaactagctagtccaTCAACAACAATTTACTTTTCAAAATAGTTATTTGTGTAACATTACTGCCTGACCCTCATGTACAAAGGGCTTGTGATGAACAGTGACCACTCAACACAGGTTACTGACATATTGCTGCATCTGAGCCCGATACAGTTGACCCTAAGACTATGTAACAAGTTACATTATCTAACCTTACATGCCTTTCTTTTCTAGCCTAATAAAAGGAAGAAGGCATTTATTGACAAGAAGAAAGCGGTGACCTTCCACCTGGTCCACAGAAGTCAGAGGGACCCCCTCGCTGCTGACGAGAAGGCACCGCAGCATGTCCTCCTACCCGCACCAAAGGTAACGTGttagtacagtggttcccaaccgtTTCCAGTTACTGAGTATGGTTACACGCACAAAATGAGATTGTGGTAAGTCAGATGAATATAAATTTGATTAAAACATATACATGTTTTCCAAGAAGTACAATTCCCCTAATCCGTTTACATGGACACGTCTGAAAAGGCTACCTGTTGGCGCTCTGATAAATGCCGAAAATCGCgaatcaaaataaacgttctaccacagtgAACATGTTATTTTCGGGAAACATATTTAATTCTGAGTTCGAACATGTacagtttgtatgtgaaaactacttGCAAGACGCATACGTTCAGTTGTACCTAACTCAATTCATTCGTGCTAAAGGAGGCTCGCCAgcgcagatcaaatacaccgctggaacgccgattaaggtgtttacatgcccaaataatttgaaagattgctcagaaacgCAAGTGTTTTAATCGGTGTATGTTTACATCGACtaagataaacagagtaaggtgtttacatgagtATTGCATAGAAAACTACTCACTGTACCATCAACTGAATTTAGCTCTGCCCTGAGTACCGCTcgtgtgcattttaccagtaggacctatggtctcatgagtcttgaGTCTCGTCCTtcaacatctgcattgcttgctgtttggggttttaggctgggtttctgtatagcactttgacatTTGCAGATGTAGgacgggctttataaatacatttgattgagagTCTtgtcaagtaccccctgtggatagacaATGTAAGTCCAGGTTATTGGGAACCACTGTGTTAGTACATGTACCAGACTTTACTAAGGTATTTAGTGTTTCAATGGAAGAAATGGTCACAGTTTTCATCAAACGACATCCATTGGTTACAATATTTAGGCTACTTATCCTAGTAGAAGAGTTAAACTTCAAGTCAAAAACATATTTGTTGAAGATATTCATTGGCCAAGGACAACCAAGATATTTGGTGCATATAATCCTGCTTTATGTGCACAATTGTATGTTTTGTGTCAGTCTGTAACCACTTACTCTGTCTGTGTTCAGGTGGAGGTGGAGAAGCGGCAAGAGGAGCAGAGGGAGTTTGGGGTGTTTTTCGACGATGACTACAACTATCTGCAGCACCTGAGAAAAACGGTTCGGCCCGTAGAGTGGGCTTCATCCGGCAAATCACAGAGAGGCAAACGTACCCATGACCTCCAGGATGGGGATGATGACgacgatgatgaggaggaggaggaggaggaggaaaaggctACTCCTGTAAGTTTAGCAGGAGGTCCAGTGGTTGTTGCGGAGTGGAACGGTTTTGTAAATGTTTGGGCTATATATTGGACCAAACCGCTTATGGTGTAAATACAAGGTGAAATGATCTGATCTTTGTTAACAATGTAGATAGCTGGAGTAGTTTTTAAAGGCTGTCATTTGTGAGATCAAATTTCCCCAGTTGTGACATGTCAACACATGACCGTGGCTTTCCtgatggggtggcaggtagccttgtggttagagctttgggccagtaacataaagtttgctggatcaaatcctagagttgacaaggtaaaaatatgttctgcccttgaacaaggcagttaacccgctgtcattgtaaataagaatttgttcttaacagacttgcctagttaaatataggttcaatttttttattttatgatatTGTATAGGTTGTGGTAAGAGTGCCTGTAGGATGGGGTGTGGGGGCAACATTAGCTATCATGACTACTTTTCTATGAATAACCACTTTGCATTTTATAGCCACAGTGAGTAGGGTTGGCAGTTTTTTTTAGGTAATTGTGATAAATGAAAGTATTAAACATGCTTTTGTAACTTCAGCAGACCGTCTCCTTCAACTTGCCCTCCTCTGTGTTTGCGTCAGAGTTTGAGGAGGAGGTGGGAATGTTGAACAAAGCTGCCCCCATCTCAGGTAAGAGCCTGTCAGTAACAAAACCAAACTCCAGAAAGATGCCATTTTGGGTTCTTTGTTTTATGGCCAGGTCATTATTCTAAATCAGTGAATTCTTTAAGTTTTTAACTCTTGTCCCTCATGTTTTGTCTCAAAGGACCCAGGCTGGACATGGACCCAGACATCGTAGCTGCTCTCGATGAGGACTTTGACTTTGACGACCCAGACAACATGCTGGATGACGATTTCATTTTGAAGGCCAACGATGTCAATGGAGCTGTTGGCGTGGGGTAAGAATATATACTTTATATCAGTTTAATTTGTTTTTACCAACCCTTAGTCCCGTTCATTTGAGCTATACCAATCAAGTTACAATTGTTCAGAGAGAGGATTGCTTTTTGTGGTTTCAATTTCTTACTGAGAGCTGGTTAACATCTGCTAATTGAAGTCGTGTCACAATAAGGCTGTGCTCTCCCAAGTCTCTTTGTGCTGTTAgaaacctctctctgtctctctctcattgcaGTGACGATGATGAAGAGTGGGaggatacagaggaagaggagagcgaCTCTGAGGGCGTTGCCTCTGGTGATGAGGACGGCGAGGGGCGCCCCAGGGAGTTCATGTTCATGGACGAGGAGACGAAAACTCGCTTCACAGAATACTCCATGACCTCGTCAGTCATGAGGAGGAACGAACAGCTCACGCTGCTGGATGACCGCTTTGAGAAGGTCAGTGAGCCTTCGACATCCTTTTTGGGTTTGGACCTGGGTTGCATTTTGTGACCTTTGGTAAAGATAAACTTTGAGTGACTGGCTGTTCTAACAGCATAAACACTGTGGCGGTCACAATTTAGTCAGTTgttgattgtcaagcaaataactgttggtctcacggtaattgacataaacacatttagcctCTCCTGGCTTCCACATTTTTAAGAAGTCTAATACATGTTgggttttgatttttaatacattatacggctgcatgatgagactctaatgatgattttaAATAAGTTGCTTGAAAatgcatgagctctgctttgtttttttctgCAACCTGTACACTCTCCAATAGCCTCTCATAGACAATtcgacaagcacttgataatgcctcgaatttcacggCGGCATTTGCTTTGTGGCACCCTAAAAAAATTCATGTCTTTTGCGGCCCGGAGTGCGCTGCGCAATCCGAAGCACGGCTCTCCGTCACGTGACCAGGTCTTGTTCACAGGCTACAAATTAAGACGGGCGCAACTGCgggcgtccttatccaattccgaggtgcatattaaAGATCttagaagaactgtccacatttactttttgtcagccaacaagatgagtaggcctaaagaacagcaaaagcactagcatatgtcaatctactatcccccatagtacaaaagtctaTCTATtttgtgcgagaaataaatattccaaacatagtctgggacagttgtgggatgcaatgGATCccaattaatacaaccactagcatcaacaaAAACTttttatgcaatgtggctgaagcaacagatcagaacatttagcttaaaatgttgataaactattcaccgtttcacattataagcgcaaatgttccattagcggaaaacaccttcatcaaaagtgaccgcaaatgcgattatgtatgtaatgcttttattattaaGGTGCATTTGTATGGTGTAAATTATCTTAcccaaacttgaaactcttgcgttgcttatgtatgccagttaggctctacaccccttgtaaagcagattaatgtgcttaattttaagacgttatttggccactttagttgcgATACAAACCTTATTACAACATATAGGCcgatgggctaggctacatgaggtgtgcgactatgattcaaACAAGTCACACAAAAAAAAGATTCACAAGTGaaaggctaatattgtcacccatcagactattcttgatttaatcttgtctttacatatactaaataacaTGTGTGAATTTTTATTTAGATTTGACCATTATCATGTGTCAACACGGGCAGtgggaaaaatacatgtcatctatgcacttaaatagcgaatggggGACCCTtttccccgtggtttattttcatgccagccagataggctatactcctgttgtaaagagaagcaatgtgcttaatattaggaaagttgagaaataaatatagtatgcctagcctatagaaagctgatgggatcctctttttaTTAGTGGCTATCACGCTGTTTTCTCCcccaattgcatagcctatagaaatgttgcgcaacatgagctcatgggctctcataaagtgtttgattacattttcgaatacatttgcattgatgtcagagtgattagagggcaaatcgagtgctgagtaccaggcagtttggtaggctactaatgaccatcagcagcagcatcggcttggagaagcctaattaccgtgactaaacagtcatgtggaatttgactggcTTCATGACTCATGACCACCGGTGTGGCGATAATACGGTCACCCGCAGCAGCCCTACACTCAGGTGCTAATTTCAACTAATGATATTCATTTCGTTCAAACAATTATTTCAATTAATATCATTGTATCGTTTTCCAAATTTGTTTCTTTCTGTCTCCCATAGTTTTTCGAGCAGTTTGACGAGGATGAGATTGGGGCCCTGGACAACGCTGAGCTGGAAGGGCATATCGAGCCAGACAGTGCTCGCCTGGAGGAGGTCATCAAAGACTACTTCAAACAGAAGGAgttagagtgagtgtgtgtgtaactctATAGCCTTAGCAATACTCTTAGATAGACAGAAGTGGAAGTCCTCATTGGAAATAATGGATTACCATAAGTCTTTGTGTTTAACTATAGATAATGACAGTAATTGAATCAACTCTATTCTTTCAGCTACCAGAGGCCTGACGCCCTGGGTCCTAAAGAGCTGCCAgtggtgagggaggaggaggaagatgaggacgAAGAGGAACAGGAGATGGAGACCATTGTCCTGACGGCACCAGCAGTGAAGTGGGACTGTGAAACCATTATCAGTAAGTGAGTTTACTAACCGTGTTGCTATTACCTGTCTGTTCAGTAACTAACCAACTCAGTAACTAAGATTACCATTGTAGTACATGCCTGATGACATAATTCTGTTCTGATGACATACGAATTGGCTTGATGTTTATTACCATAATTactacattttcttttttttattaaTATTTAAATCCTTTCTGTTTTTCTTTACTATCCAAGGTACCTATTCGAATTTGTATAACCATCCAAAAATCATCAAAGATCCACCAAAGGTAAAAAATGTCTTCCTCTGTCGGTTGTTTGAGCGACGATAACAGATAGAAATACATTGTCACGTATTAAGTTGCATGTCTAACGTTCAACATTTTGAGAGGCTTTTAGCTCGTCTTCCTACCCAACATTAGCTACTAAGTTGTGAATTCAAGGCATCAGCTCAGGGCCATTGTTGCTGTTGATATGAGATGCTACACAGTACAGACCGATAGTGGTGTATTTCTGTGTTCTCTAACCAGGCCAAGCCCATCCGAGTATCCGCCAGAACAG
It includes:
- the LOC120066382 gene encoding protein LTV1 homolog isoform X1, whose translation is MPNKRKKAFIDKKKAVTFHLVHRSQRDPLAADEKAPQHVLLPAPKVEVEKRQEEQREFGVFFDDDYNYLQHLRKTVRPVEWASSGKSQRGKRTHDLQDGDDDDDDEEEEEEEEKATPQTVSFNLPSSVFASEFEEEVGMLNKAAPISGPRLDMDPDIVAALDEDFDFDDPDNMLDDDFILKANDVNGAVGVGDDDEEWEDTEEEESDSEGVASGDEDGEGRPREFMFMDEETKTRFTEYSMTSSVMRRNEQLTLLDDRFEKFFEQFDEDEIGALDNAELEGHIEPDSARLEEVIKDYFKQKELDYQRPDALGPKELPVVREEEEDEDEEEQEMETIVLTAPAVKWDCETIISTYSNLYNHPKIIKDPPKAKPIRVSARTGIPLDVLPGRGLTAKQAERMERINDSDLPRVATQHRPREESKEERKARKQAIKEERKERRTEKKANKEAFKQEKVYQEKQMLNLRSNVQGLKLS
- the LOC120066382 gene encoding protein LTV1 homolog isoform X2; protein product: MPNKRKKAFIDKKKAVTFHLVHRSQRDPLAADEKAPQHVLLPAPKVEVEKRQEEQREFGVFFDDDYNYLQHLRKTVRPVEWASSGKSQRGKRTHDLQDGDDDDDDEEEEEEEEKATPTVSFNLPSSVFASEFEEEVGMLNKAAPISGPRLDMDPDIVAALDEDFDFDDPDNMLDDDFILKANDVNGAVGVGDDDEEWEDTEEEESDSEGVASGDEDGEGRPREFMFMDEETKTRFTEYSMTSSVMRRNEQLTLLDDRFEKFFEQFDEDEIGALDNAELEGHIEPDSARLEEVIKDYFKQKELDYQRPDALGPKELPVVREEEEDEDEEEQEMETIVLTAPAVKWDCETIISTYSNLYNHPKIIKDPPKAKPIRVSARTGIPLDVLPGRGLTAKQAERMERINDSDLPRVATQHRPREESKEERKARKQAIKEERKERRTEKKANKEAFKQEKVYQEKQMLNLRSNVQGLKLS